A genomic segment from Balneola sp. encodes:
- a CDS encoding glycosyltransferase: MDLTVVIVNFQTPDLVKTAIDSFKKFYPDVPLLIIENGSKDESPDVIRLLAESYNETKVLFLEKNIYHGPAMDLALSTHIDTEFGFFLDSDTETLKEGFLEEMVSLAGNDDQNYGVGEFNRVNKRGFSAKDGVLILWTPYMLLRKDIYKQLSPFHHHGQPTLANFTDAESKGYKLVEFPVSEYIDHKWRGTADRFGYGLGWRGKLDYLLNKLGM; this comes from the coding sequence ATGGATCTAACCGTTGTCATAGTCAACTTTCAAACACCGGACCTGGTTAAGACAGCAATCGATTCCTTCAAGAAATTCTATCCTGATGTACCACTACTAATCATTGAAAATGGGTCAAAAGATGAGTCTCCAGATGTTATTCGGCTATTAGCTGAAAGCTATAACGAGACAAAAGTCCTTTTTTTAGAAAAAAATATATACCATGGACCTGCAATGGATTTGGCTCTTAGTACGCATATCGATACCGAGTTTGGTTTTTTTCTGGACAGTGATACCGAGACCCTAAAGGAAGGCTTTTTGGAGGAAATGGTATCCCTAGCTGGCAATGATGACCAAAATTATGGAGTAGGAGAATTCAATCGGGTAAACAAAAGAGGATTCTCTGCTAAAGATGGAGTTTTAATTCTATGGACTCCTTATATGCTACTCAGGAAAGATATTTACAAGCAACTATCTCCATTTCACCATCACGGTCAACCTACGTTAGCTAATTTTACAGATGCTGAAAGTAAGGGATATAAACTAGTAGAATTTCCTGTTTCTGAATATATAGATCACAAGTGGAGAGGGACTGCTGATCGATTTGGATATGGATTAGGATGGAGAGGGAAATTAGATTACCTGCTTAACAAACTAGGGATGTGA
- a CDS encoding glycosyltransferase has translation MRETQSPDITIVVVNYKVKEYILNLLSSINKAQGKLVLQIIVVDNNSQDDSIEFLQSRFPDVTYISNTENLGFGKANNQAIEVAEGKYALIINPDTLVSEDTLSELIKHMEANPDCGAAGCKILNPDGSFAPESKRSVPTIWSSFTKVTGLSTLFPKSKFFSEYYLDWLDENEKSKVPVLSGSFMFWRTELLKELGGFDERFFMYGEDIDLCYRVQDTEYHIDYLPTTSIIHYKGESTKKGDLKYTWIFNKALYQFFDKHHSSNYSFLFKVFIYSSIWVRGILSLITSNLKGIGYIASDLLLFNISIVLGFLIRFEFSYEVVSNLQNLQFLWINVLASFIYVILGAFLDLFRSNKESISNQIKAIGASYAGVALVTFFVREYAFSRLALIYGLASALILMLVVKVIQINKSKSDTKVTGKLKRLKVLIVGNEEETSEIRTKIHSRPDWNYEVIGRISPTETQSGALGTVSQLKDLIRAYQVDQVFFALKSISYKEMLLQISDLQNEKVVFKLVPDSMDFILGKSNVEYLESIPLVQVQFDYSKTINQLLKRLFDIVFSAPLLVVLLLLTLPSLLFTSSKKIKAGSLTFYENPQKNKWKNRVRLLWFVFTGRMSFVGNAVYSTRSTRLKPGFTGNVQMNKPRIQTTSDEENYELYYLQNYSIWMDIDILMKMIFSTHQFADDLEAAAKEGA, from the coding sequence ATGCGGGAAACCCAATCTCCTGATATTACCATAGTTGTAGTCAACTATAAGGTGAAGGAATATATACTTAACCTTCTGAGCTCAATAAACAAAGCTCAGGGAAAATTAGTACTTCAAATAATTGTCGTTGATAACAACTCTCAGGACGATTCAATTGAGTTTTTGCAATCCCGCTTTCCTGATGTTACCTACATATCAAATACCGAAAATCTGGGTTTTGGAAAAGCCAATAACCAGGCCATAGAAGTAGCAGAGGGAAAATATGCGCTCATCATTAACCCGGATACACTAGTAAGTGAAGACACGCTTTCAGAATTAATAAAGCATATGGAAGCGAATCCGGATTGTGGAGCAGCGGGCTGTAAAATTCTCAACCCCGATGGCAGCTTTGCTCCGGAGTCAAAAAGATCGGTTCCTACCATTTGGTCATCATTTACTAAAGTAACAGGATTAAGTACCCTGTTTCCGAAAAGTAAATTTTTTAGCGAGTACTACCTTGACTGGCTTGATGAAAATGAAAAGTCAAAAGTTCCGGTTCTTTCCGGGTCTTTTATGTTTTGGAGGACTGAATTACTTAAAGAGCTAGGAGGTTTTGACGAACGCTTTTTTATGTATGGAGAAGACATAGATTTGTGCTATCGGGTTCAGGATACAGAGTATCATATCGATTATCTGCCAACAACCTCCATCATCCACTATAAAGGAGAGAGCACCAAAAAAGGAGATTTAAAATATACCTGGATCTTCAACAAGGCTCTTTACCAGTTTTTTGACAAGCATCACAGTTCAAACTATAGTTTTCTCTTTAAGGTATTTATTTATTCTTCAATCTGGGTGAGAGGGATTTTATCACTTATTACTTCGAATCTGAAAGGCATTGGATACATTGCCTCCGATCTGCTCCTTTTTAATATATCTATAGTTCTTGGTTTCTTGATTCGATTTGAGTTTAGTTATGAGGTAGTTTCGAATCTTCAGAATCTCCAATTTCTATGGATTAATGTTCTGGCTTCATTTATTTATGTGATTCTAGGGGCATTTTTAGATCTATTCCGTTCTAACAAAGAATCTATTTCCAACCAGATTAAAGCAATTGGGGCTTCATACGCGGGGGTTGCGCTGGTTACTTTTTTTGTAAGAGAATATGCTTTTTCGAGGTTGGCACTTATTTATGGTCTCGCTAGTGCTTTAATTCTGATGCTAGTTGTAAAAGTAATTCAGATCAATAAGTCTAAATCAGATACAAAAGTAACAGGTAAGCTCAAACGATTAAAAGTACTAATTGTAGGAAACGAAGAAGAGACTTCTGAAATCAGAACTAAAATTCATTCCAGACCTGATTGGAATTATGAGGTAATTGGGAGAATATCACCAACCGAGACACAGTCCGGTGCGCTGGGTACAGTATCTCAATTAAAGGATTTGATAAGAGCTTACCAGGTAGACCAGGTCTTTTTTGCACTTAAATCGATAAGCTATAAAGAAATGCTTCTCCAAATATCAGATTTGCAAAATGAGAAAGTAGTGTTCAAGCTGGTACCCGACTCTATGGACTTTATCCTTGGTAAATCAAATGTTGAGTATCTGGAGTCAATACCACTGGTTCAGGTTCAATTCGATTATTCAAAAACAATCAATCAGCTTTTAAAGAGGTTGTTTGATATCGTGTTCTCAGCACCACTATTAGTTGTACTTCTGCTATTAACCCTTCCTTCCTTGTTATTCACAAGTTCCAAAAAGATCAAAGCTGGTTCGCTTACTTTCTATGAAAACCCTCAGAAAAATAAGTGGAAGAATAGAGTTCGGTTACTTTGGTTCGTTTTTACAGGTAGAATGAGCTTTGTAGGAAATGCGGTTTATTCAACAAGAAGCACGAGGCTAAAGCCTGGTTTTACGGGAAATGTCCAGATGAACAAACCACGTATCCAAACTACTTCGGACGAAGAGAACTATGAGCTCTATTATTTGCAGAATTATTCTATTTGGATGGATATAGATATACTTATGAAGATGATTTTTTCCACCCATCAATTTGCTGACGATTTAGAGGCGGCAGCAAAAGAAGGTGCTTAA
- a CDS encoding tRNA guanosine(34) transglycosylase Tgt, with product MYTHLASCSTTKARLGKLQTDHGEIETPIFMPVGTLGTVKAVSQHQLLHQIKAQIILGNTYHLYLRPGVNIMSKAGGLHKFINWDRPILTDSGGYQIFSLSQNRKLEEEGAFFKSHIDGSKHLFTPENVVDIQRILGSDIMMLLDECPPYPSSYEYAKNSMELTHRWAKRGRKQFLDTTELYGHKQFQFGIIQGGTYKDLRIESSKFMVDQDFEGIAIGGLSVGEPIPLMYEMTDLNTDYLPENKPRYLMGVGTPANLIESVARGIDMFDCVMPTRNARNGMIFTRFGKVNLRNSKWKDHHELLDPDFPSDLCNTYSMAYIHHLLKANEIFGLALASVHNLTFYLWLMNEIRVHIANDTFGEWYPKMAQQVDERI from the coding sequence TTGTATACGCATTTAGCTTCTTGTTCTACTACCAAAGCTCGTCTTGGAAAGCTGCAAACTGATCATGGTGAAATTGAAACACCCATATTCATGCCTGTTGGAACACTGGGCACTGTAAAGGCCGTATCTCAACATCAACTTCTCCATCAAATTAAAGCACAGATCATACTTGGTAATACCTACCACCTTTACTTGAGGCCAGGTGTAAATATCATGAGTAAAGCAGGAGGATTACACAAGTTCATTAATTGGGATCGACCTATCCTAACCGATTCTGGTGGCTATCAGATTTTTTCTTTGTCTCAGAATCGAAAACTAGAAGAGGAAGGTGCTTTCTTTAAAAGTCATATTGATGGCTCAAAGCACCTCTTTACTCCCGAAAATGTAGTTGACATACAGCGAATATTGGGTTCTGATATCATGATGTTGCTAGATGAGTGCCCGCCTTATCCCAGTAGTTATGAATATGCCAAGAATTCCATGGAATTAACTCACCGTTGGGCAAAAAGAGGACGAAAACAATTTCTTGATACCACAGAGCTATATGGTCATAAACAATTTCAGTTCGGAATTATTCAAGGTGGCACCTATAAAGATCTTCGTATTGAATCTTCCAAGTTTATGGTCGATCAGGATTTTGAGGGGATAGCTATTGGAGGGTTAAGCGTAGGAGAACCTATTCCGCTTATGTACGAAATGACCGACTTAAATACCGATTACCTACCCGAAAATAAACCGAGGTATTTAATGGGGGTAGGAACTCCAGCTAACTTAATCGAATCTGTTGCCCGAGGCATTGATATGTTTGATTGTGTTATGCCTACCCGGAATGCCCGCAATGGAATGATTTTCACTCGATTTGGCAAAGTTAATCTTCGAAATTCCAAGTGGAAAGATCATCATGAATTATTGGACCCCGACTTTCCATCAGATTTATGCAATACATATTCGATGGCATATATTCACCATCTTTTAAAAGCCAATGAAATATTTGGGTTAGCTTTGGCCTCTGTTCACAATCTTACCTTCTATTTGTGGCTAATGAATGAGATCAGAGTCCATATTGCTAATGACACCTTCGGGGAATGGTATCCTAAAATGGCTCAACAGGTGGATGAACGGATTTAA
- a CDS encoding sugar transferase codes for MDFLIVLASWFIFHIFFTESIDMYLRHFNIDLVTAGVSVCSYWILVFVVSGLYKKLYLVSRLDEFFKVFKSTSVGALILYFIWDFGDSASFSVDRNLIFFYWVFVFGFTAINRFIIRTVQRVYAQRGRGLHRTIIVGTGRHAKVAYDDLMRNKTLGMEVLGYIQVNGKSVDPESGIQKEEVIGHLENISKIIESRQIQDILVAVEPERKRDLVQVISQVDHPDVTLKLLPDFYQLVSGLNKTNQIFGMPLIEISPEPMPLWEKAIKRLLDVTVSVVVLTLAIPFWGIIALLIKMDSSGPVIYHQKRVGRRGRPFTIFKFRTMYQDAESKTGPTWAKENDPRVTRVGYWLRKLRLDEIPQLWNVLRGTMSLVGPRPERPHFVEQFKHQIPLYTRRLRVRPGITGWAQVKWKYDSSLDDVKEKTKYDLFYVENISLKMDMKILIITVLTMIKGKGF; via the coding sequence ATGGATTTTCTGATAGTCTTGGCAAGTTGGTTCATTTTCCACATTTTCTTTACAGAAAGTATTGATATGTACCTGAGACATTTCAATATAGATCTCGTAACTGCAGGCGTATCTGTATGTTCATATTGGATTTTGGTTTTTGTGGTATCCGGGCTTTATAAGAAATTGTACCTGGTTTCCAGATTGGATGAGTTTTTTAAAGTATTTAAATCCACTTCTGTAGGTGCTCTGATACTCTATTTTATCTGGGATTTTGGTGATTCAGCCTCCTTTTCAGTAGATCGGAATCTCATCTTTTTTTATTGGGTATTCGTTTTTGGTTTTACGGCTATAAATCGATTTATAATCCGTACAGTGCAAAGAGTATATGCGCAAAGAGGAAGAGGTCTTCACAGAACCATTATTGTAGGTACCGGGAGACATGCTAAAGTTGCATATGATGATCTAATGCGTAATAAAACACTGGGTATGGAGGTGTTAGGATACATCCAGGTTAATGGAAAGTCAGTAGATCCCGAATCTGGAATTCAAAAAGAAGAAGTGATCGGGCATCTTGAGAATATTTCTAAGATCATTGAATCCCGACAGATACAGGATATCCTTGTTGCTGTTGAGCCGGAAAGGAAAAGAGATTTAGTACAGGTAATCTCACAGGTGGATCATCCCGATGTAACACTCAAACTCCTACCAGATTTCTATCAACTCGTAAGTGGTTTAAACAAGACCAACCAGATTTTTGGAATGCCCTTGATTGAAATTTCTCCCGAACCAATGCCACTTTGGGAGAAGGCAATTAAGAGATTGTTGGATGTCACAGTTTCTGTGGTGGTACTTACTCTCGCGATTCCTTTTTGGGGTATTATTGCACTTTTGATAAAAATGGATTCTTCAGGGCCGGTAATCTATCATCAAAAAAGAGTGGGGAGAAGGGGGCGGCCATTTACGATTTTTAAGTTTAGAACCATGTACCAGGATGCCGAATCTAAAACCGGTCCAACATGGGCAAAGGAAAATGATCCTAGGGTAACAAGAGTTGGTTATTGGTTAAGGAAATTGAGACTTGATGAAATTCCTCAGCTTTGGAATGTATTAAGAGGTACAATGAGTCTCGTTGGGCCTCGTCCCGAAAGGCCACACTTTGTAGAACAATTCAAACATCAGATACCACTCTATACCCGAAGATTGAGAGTAAGACCGGGTATTACCGGCTGGGCACAAGTAAAATGGAAGTACGATTCCTCTCTCGATGATGTAAAAGAGAAAACTAAATACGATCTCTTTTATGTAGAGAACATTTCGTTAAAAATGGATATGAAAATTCTCATTATCACTGTTCTCACAATGATTAAAGGCAAGGGGTTCTAA
- a CDS encoding polyprenol monophosphomannose synthase: MENKALVVIPTYNESGNIKRMIDRLMGLDEEVDVLIVDDGSPDNTADLVREAQQQYADRVFLIEREGKLGLGTAYVAGFKYALENGYEYVCEMDADFSHPPEDVPKLIREVRHGNADLAIGSRYVNGISIVNWPLSRLILSYGANIYARTITGLPVFDTTAGFKCIHRRVIENITLDRIKSNGYAFQIELHFRAWKAGFTLKEVSIIFKEREEGVSKMSKRIVREAMWRVWALKVRSIFGAL, translated from the coding sequence ATGGAGAATAAAGCCCTTGTTGTAATCCCAACGTACAATGAATCCGGTAATATAAAGCGGATGATAGACAGACTTATGGGTCTGGATGAAGAAGTGGATGTACTGATTGTTGATGATGGTTCACCAGATAATACCGCTGACCTGGTTCGGGAGGCTCAGCAACAATATGCCGATAGAGTATTCCTGATTGAAAGAGAAGGAAAATTAGGGCTGGGAACAGCATACGTTGCTGGGTTTAAATATGCCTTGGAGAACGGATATGAATACGTTTGTGAGATGGATGCAGACTTTTCTCATCCCCCTGAGGATGTGCCAAAACTGATTAGGGAAGTAAGGCATGGAAATGCAGATTTGGCAATCGGATCAAGATATGTTAACGGCATTAGTATTGTAAACTGGCCATTAAGCCGATTAATACTTTCTTATGGGGCAAATATTTATGCTCGAACCATTACCGGCCTCCCGGTTTTTGATACTACCGCTGGGTTTAAATGTATTCATCGTCGGGTTATTGAGAATATTACACTTGATAGGATTAAGTCGAACGGGTACGCATTTCAAATTGAACTTCATTTCAGGGCTTGGAAAGCAGGTTTTACACTAAAAGAGGTTTCCATCATTTTCAAGGAGAGAGAAGAAGGAGTCTCAAAAATGTCCAAAAGAATTGTAAGAGAGGCCATGTGGAGAGTTTGGGCATTAAAAGTACGCAGCATATTTGGAGCACTTTAG
- a CDS encoding acetyl-CoA carboxylase carboxyltransferase subunit alpha, producing MQYLDFEQPIADLEKKIEELEGLSSVGDGVLNKEITSLRKKVDSLRESIFKNLTRWQRVQLARHPDRPYTLDYIELITNDFIELHGDRYHSDDKAIVGGFAKLDGDTVMVIGHQKGRDTAKRTYRNFGMANPEGYRKAYRLMKLAEKFGVPIITLLDTPGAFPGLEAEERGQAEAIAKNLKMMATLKVPFVTIVIGEGASGGAIGIGMGNEVYMMENTWYSVISPESCSSILWKTWDYKEQAAEVLKLTASDLQELKVIDGVIPEPMGGAHRDHKAAAEAVKKQITESLARLKKMKPAKLIEQRIDKYAAMGAYQKG from the coding sequence ATGCAATATCTGGATTTTGAACAGCCCATTGCCGACTTAGAAAAAAAGATTGAAGAGTTGGAAGGGTTATCATCAGTTGGAGACGGAGTTCTAAACAAAGAAATAACCAGTCTTAGAAAAAAAGTAGATAGTTTAAGAGAAAGCATCTTTAAGAATCTTACCAGATGGCAAAGAGTTCAGCTTGCCAGACACCCTGATCGCCCATACACCCTCGATTATATTGAACTAATTACCAACGATTTCATTGAGCTCCATGGAGATCGTTATCACTCCGATGATAAAGCAATTGTAGGCGGTTTTGCTAAGCTTGATGGAGATACTGTAATGGTAATAGGTCACCAAAAAGGGCGCGATACAGCTAAAAGAACATATCGGAATTTTGGAATGGCAAATCCAGAAGGCTATAGAAAAGCTTATCGATTGATGAAGCTGGCAGAAAAATTTGGAGTGCCAATTATAACTCTACTAGATACACCGGGAGCCTTCCCTGGCTTGGAAGCTGAGGAACGTGGACAGGCGGAAGCGATCGCAAAGAACCTTAAGATGATGGCGACTTTAAAGGTTCCTTTTGTAACTATTGTGATTGGCGAAGGAGCCAGTGGAGGGGCTATTGGAATTGGAATGGGAAATGAAGTCTATATGATGGAAAATACATGGTATTCGGTGATCTCGCCTGAATCATGTTCATCTATTCTTTGGAAGACCTGGGATTATAAGGAACAAGCCGCCGAAGTATTGAAATTAACTGCGTCTGATCTTCAGGAACTGAAAGTAATTGACGGGGTAATTCCTGAACCAATGGGCGGGGCTCACCGTGATCATAAAGCAGCTGCTGAAGCAGTAAAAAAACAAATTACTGAAAGCTTGGCCCGACTCAAGAAAATGAAGCCCGCTAAACTTATAGAGCAGCGCATTGACAAATATGCTGCTATGGGAGCTTATCAAAAGGGTTAA
- a CDS encoding acyl-CoA thioesterase: MGYVYNGRYLEYFEAARTEMIRSYGLSYRNMEDEGIMLPVINAELEYKSPVFYDEEINIKVLLYEVPVARLVTYYKVVANERQKLCVEGKVVLCFMDEETRRPIRAPKFFLDSIPNFSK; this comes from the coding sequence ATGGGCTATGTTTATAATGGGAGATACCTGGAGTATTTCGAGGCAGCCAGAACAGAAATGATCCGTTCATACGGTTTATCCTACCGGAATATGGAAGATGAGGGAATAATGCTTCCGGTTATAAATGCAGAGCTAGAATATAAATCGCCTGTATTTTATGACGAGGAAATTAACATTAAAGTATTACTCTACGAAGTTCCTGTTGCCAGATTAGTAACCTATTACAAAGTAGTAGCTAATGAAAGGCAGAAGCTTTGTGTAGAAGGGAAGGTTGTACTTTGTTTTATGGACGAGGAAACTCGCAGGCCCATCCGTGCTCCAAAGTTTTTTCTCGATTCGATACCTAATTTCTCGAAATGA